A DNA window from Bradyrhizobium sp. CCBAU 53421 contains the following coding sequences:
- a CDS encoding tetratricopeptide repeat protein, with the protein MTASVASADSVARGTVAFHHGDYVRASRELGPAADRGNPRALGMLGFMYEHGFGVPQAYDAAADLYYRGAVQGDPFAQAMLGLMYDKGHGVPNDYVLAYKWLNLAAARTVGRQRDAYLRFRDAVAMKLSKNEIVAGQRFALGWVPGRPVPDVHLTVK; encoded by the coding sequence GTGACCGCGTCTGTCGCCAGTGCCGACAGCGTCGCGCGCGGAACGGTCGCCTTCCATCACGGCGATTATGTCAGGGCGTCCCGCGAGCTCGGGCCGGCCGCCGACCGCGGCAACCCGAGAGCACTCGGCATGCTCGGCTTCATGTACGAGCACGGCTTCGGCGTTCCGCAGGCCTATGACGCCGCGGCCGATCTCTATTATCGCGGCGCCGTGCAGGGCGACCCGTTCGCGCAAGCCATGCTCGGCCTGATGTACGATAAAGGCCACGGCGTTCCGAACGATTACGTGCTGGCCTACAAATGGCTCAATCTGGCGGCGGCCCGCACCGTCGGTCGGCAACGCGATGCCTATCTCCGGTTCCGCGATGCCGTCGCGATGAAGCTCTCGAAGAACGAGATCGTCGCCGGCCAGCGGTTTGCGTTGGGATGGGTCCCCGGCCGCCCGGTACCGGACGTGCACCTGACGGTCAAGTAA
- the gspD gene encoding type II secretion system secretin GspD: protein MQRVGTVGRCPTIRGGLAAIFALTSLGLLASCNSATVGESVDASQVDVTDKVRSLDLLPRQPQPVSGLAATGGSQSGAVRAAMYEGSEVTGVADARPQPASNGNGFDLNFESTPVATVAKVVLGDILHVGYTIDPRVQGTVSLVSVRPVPKSDMVFVLENALRLSGVVLLKDTAGYRLTPLGDAVGGGRVDAAAANPEPGFGISVVPLQYVSAQTLLKLTDSFATRAGSIRADTTRNLLLIQGTGAERRTAVDTVLSFDVDWMRGQSVGIFPISSGSPAPVIAELEKIVDSGENGLSQNVIKFMPIARLNAVLVVTKKPDMLHTAATWIKRLDRNDTARTSVHVYRVKYGDARQIARVLTDMFLGGSSGNLLDSADSQLAPGSGTSSTSSVADRLSANGNLGSNSNSFASRGTSGTGATGQGLGQGFGAGGQANNPNNQGQGNNAALDSGRGAGSGNGQPVMQDVRITPDVVNNNLLIYADQANYRIIEATLQQIDEPQLQVAIDATIAEVTLNNTLSYGVQTYLTSRNLGLKPNVGSFTGTQATTAPTTTVDPTTGVASVAGSVTNAFINRAFPGFNFLIGSETQPSLILDALHAVTSVKVLSNPSLVVINNQVATLQVGDVVPVSTGSATVLTGSNTVVNTIDYRNTGIILRVSPRVSVNGTVRLDVEQEISNVPQTSANSLTPTVSERRVKSQIAVANGQTVLLAGLISEQQSGSRNALPVLDQIPGLGDAFGHQSNGTQRTELIIFIRPQIIRNGSDAQIVAEELRSKLRGNIATTSTNAPITTAYH, encoded by the coding sequence ATGCAACGCGTAGGCACAGTGGGCCGCTGCCCGACGATCCGTGGCGGCCTGGCAGCCATTTTTGCCCTGACGTCACTGGGGTTGCTGGCGTCGTGCAATTCCGCGACGGTCGGCGAGAGCGTGGATGCGTCCCAGGTCGATGTCACCGACAAGGTACGATCGCTCGATCTCTTGCCGCGCCAGCCGCAACCGGTGAGCGGGCTGGCTGCAACTGGCGGCAGCCAGAGCGGCGCCGTCCGTGCGGCGATGTATGAGGGAAGCGAGGTGACCGGGGTCGCCGACGCGCGGCCACAGCCGGCGTCGAACGGCAACGGCTTCGATCTGAACTTCGAGAGCACGCCGGTGGCGACCGTCGCCAAGGTCGTGCTCGGCGACATCCTGCATGTCGGATACACCATCGATCCGCGGGTACAGGGCACGGTGAGCCTGGTGTCGGTCCGCCCGGTGCCGAAATCCGACATGGTCTTCGTGCTGGAAAACGCGCTGCGCTTGAGCGGCGTGGTGTTGCTGAAGGATACCGCGGGCTATCGCCTGACGCCGCTCGGCGACGCCGTCGGCGGCGGCCGTGTCGATGCCGCGGCGGCCAATCCCGAACCCGGATTCGGCATCTCGGTGGTCCCGCTGCAATATGTGTCGGCGCAAACCCTGCTGAAGCTGACCGACAGCTTCGCCACCAGGGCGGGCTCGATCCGCGCCGACACGACGCGCAATCTGCTCCTGATCCAGGGCACCGGCGCCGAGCGCCGCACCGCGGTCGATACCGTGCTCAGCTTCGACGTCGACTGGATGCGCGGCCAATCGGTCGGCATCTTCCCGATCTCGAGCGGCTCGCCCGCGCCCGTTATCGCGGAGCTCGAGAAGATCGTCGATTCCGGCGAGAACGGCCTCAGCCAGAACGTCATCAAGTTCATGCCGATCGCACGCCTCAACGCGGTGCTTGTCGTGACCAAGAAGCCGGACATGCTGCACACGGCAGCGACCTGGATCAAGCGCCTCGACCGCAACGACACCGCGCGCACCTCGGTCCATGTCTACCGCGTCAAATACGGCGATGCGCGCCAGATCGCGCGGGTTCTGACCGACATGTTCCTCGGCGGATCGTCCGGCAATCTGCTCGACAGCGCCGACAGCCAGCTGGCGCCCGGCTCCGGCACCTCGTCGACGTCAAGCGTCGCCGACCGCCTGTCGGCGAACGGCAATCTGGGCTCGAACTCGAACAGCTTTGCCTCGCGCGGCACTTCGGGGACCGGCGCGACGGGCCAGGGCCTCGGCCAGGGATTCGGCGCCGGCGGGCAAGCGAACAATCCCAACAATCAAGGCCAGGGCAACAATGCCGCGCTGGATAGCGGACGCGGCGCCGGCTCCGGCAATGGCCAGCCGGTCATGCAGGACGTGCGGATCACGCCCGATGTCGTCAACAACAATCTGCTGATCTATGCCGACCAGGCCAATTACCGCATCATCGAGGCAACGCTGCAGCAGATCGACGAGCCGCAGCTCCAGGTCGCGATCGACGCGACGATCGCCGAGGTCACGCTCAACAACACTTTGTCCTATGGTGTGCAGACCTATCTCACCAGCAGGAACCTCGGCCTGAAGCCGAACGTCGGCTCGTTCACGGGCACCCAGGCTACCACGGCGCCTACGACCACCGTCGACCCGACCACCGGTGTCGCCTCCGTCGCCGGCTCGGTCACCAATGCCTTCATCAACCGCGCCTTCCCGGGCTTCAACTTCCTGATCGGATCCGAGACGCAGCCGAGCCTGATCCTGGATGCGCTGCATGCCGTCACCAGCGTCAAGGTGCTCTCCAATCCATCGCTGGTCGTGATCAACAATCAGGTCGCAACCTTGCAGGTCGGTGACGTCGTCCCGGTATCGACCGGCAGTGCGACGGTGCTGACCGGGAGCAACACGGTGGTCAACACCATCGACTATCGCAACACCGGCATCATCCTGCGGGTTTCGCCGCGCGTCAGCGTGAACGGCACCGTGCGGCTCGATGTCGAGCAGGAGATCAGCAACGTCCCGCAGACCAGCGCGAACAGCCTGACCCCGACGGTGTCGGAGCGGCGGGTCAAGAGCCAGATCGCGGTCGCCAATGGCCAGACCGTGCTGCTGGCGGGCCTGATCAGCGAACAGCAGAGCGGCAGCCGCAATGCGCTTCCGGTGCTCGACCAGATTCCCGGCCTCGGTGATGCCTTCGGGCATCAGAGCAACGGCACCCAGCGAACCGAGCTGATCATCTTCATCCGCCCGCAGATCATCCGCAACGGTTCCGACGCCCAAATTGTGGCCGAGGAGCTGCGATCGAAATTGCGCGGCAACATCGCGACGACATCGACCAATGCGCCGATCACCACCGCCTACCACTGA
- a CDS encoding type II secretion system F family protein has product MPNYRYRALTQAGEIVNGTISAPTAAEVARRIEYLKLLPIETTEDKRASGAAGGRSLFGGPSAVEVTTFTRDLALLLKAGARLDDALELLSGDTDVGRMRPVVAKIRAALLTGESFADAVADHPTLFQPMYIALVRVGEISGTLDSVLEMLGTERARSEQMRRKLTDAMQYPAFVLVAASGVMLFFLLFVLPQFSTVLGDFGGKSDTALASFIAVSDFLRANATAASLISAATMALAWWLLRQARVRAALVNGISRVPGISSAFQFYRASLFCRNLGVLLGSGVNLTAALRILVDIMAVTGSEANWTAAADRVRHGGKLSEALAVADSLPPMAVRMLRLGEETGQLPVLAGRVAEFYEAKLQRSLDRVVGIVGPLAIITISTVVGGLIVSVMTALLSVTQLVG; this is encoded by the coding sequence GTGCCGAATTATCGCTATCGCGCCTTGACCCAAGCCGGCGAGATCGTGAATGGCACGATCTCGGCGCCGACGGCGGCCGAGGTGGCGCGACGGATCGAATATCTCAAGCTGCTGCCGATCGAAACCACCGAGGACAAGCGCGCATCCGGCGCCGCCGGTGGCCGCAGCCTGTTCGGCGGGCCGAGTGCCGTCGAGGTCACCACGTTCACGCGCGATCTTGCGCTGCTGCTGAAAGCCGGCGCGCGCCTCGACGATGCGCTGGAGCTTTTGTCCGGCGATACCGATGTCGGGCGGATGCGTCCGGTGGTGGCCAAGATCCGCGCCGCGTTGCTGACCGGTGAGAGCTTTGCCGATGCGGTGGCGGATCACCCGACCTTATTCCAGCCGATGTACATCGCTCTGGTCCGGGTCGGGGAAATCTCCGGCACACTCGACTCCGTGCTGGAAATGCTGGGAACCGAGCGCGCGCGTTCCGAGCAGATGCGGCGCAAGCTGACCGACGCCATGCAGTATCCGGCCTTCGTGCTGGTCGCGGCATCCGGCGTGATGCTGTTCTTCCTGCTGTTCGTGCTGCCGCAATTCTCGACCGTGCTCGGCGATTTCGGCGGCAAGTCGGATACGGCGCTCGCCAGCTTCATCGCGGTGTCGGATTTCCTGCGCGCCAACGCCACGGCGGCGAGCCTGATCAGTGCGGCGACGATGGCCCTCGCTTGGTGGCTGCTGCGGCAGGCGCGCGTGCGCGCCGCGCTGGTCAACGGCATCTCGCGGGTGCCGGGCATCAGCAGCGCTTTCCAGTTCTATCGCGCCAGCCTGTTCTGCCGCAATCTGGGTGTCCTGCTCGGCAGCGGCGTCAACCTCACGGCCGCATTGCGGATCCTCGTCGACATCATGGCAGTGACCGGCAGCGAGGCGAACTGGACCGCCGCCGCCGACCGCGTCCGCCATGGCGGAAAATTATCGGAAGCGCTCGCGGTGGCGGACAGCCTGCCGCCGATGGCGGTCCGCATGCTGCGGCTCGGTGAAGAGACCGGGCAGCTGCCGGTGCTGGCCGGGCGGGTCGCGGAATTCTACGAAGCAAAGTTGCAGCGCAGCCTCGACCGTGTCGTCGGCATCGTCGGTCCACTGGCGATCATCACGATCAGCACGGTCGTCGGCGGACTGATCGTATCGGTCATGACGGCGCTGCTCTCGGTCACGCAGTTAGTCGGTTAG
- a CDS encoding GspE/PulE family protein, producing MANDLSVRFVDYLRQNNHLAPIDGSPERTGQGADVRQLKLWEVTSLSPTEFADEAARFFALGRLTLQEMTSAEPLVGAFSARFLRETMVYPCRAADGATVLAVVDPTDQATLRAAQIVLGAGIDVKVASSEDVAIALNNSSSTEEAETADTAAALPREDDIESLRDLASGAPVVRAVNDLIEKAVELRASDIHIEPFSAGLMVRLRIDGLLRPVAALSGVLPQAVVSRIKIIANLNIAERRLPQDGAARLRAGRTDIDIRVAIMPTQHGESCVIRILPKDRGLLVVEKLGFSEPDEAKLRWLLKLPHGMVVITGPTGSGKTTTLATILSILNEPSRKILTIEDPVEYELPGVNQSQIKPAIGLTFATALRSFVRQDPDVIMVGEIRDTETAHVAVHAALTGHLVLTTLHTETAAAAVPRLLDLGVEGYLLRSVLRGVIAQRLVRQLCERCKTARPLAAADLAEDPRLAALGFKADEIIHEPCGCERCGGTGYRGRLGVFELLELSNELRELIGERTDGLKIDTVAIRSGMTTMLDDGVAKCRAGLTSPAEILRVATVR from the coding sequence ATGGCCAACGACCTGTCCGTTCGGTTCGTGGATTATCTCCGTCAGAACAATCACCTGGCGCCGATCGACGGATCGCCCGAGCGGACCGGGCAGGGCGCCGACGTCAGGCAGTTGAAGCTGTGGGAGGTCACCAGCCTTTCACCGACCGAATTCGCCGACGAGGCCGCGCGCTTCTTCGCGCTCGGCCGCCTGACACTCCAGGAGATGACCTCAGCCGAACCGTTGGTCGGGGCGTTCTCGGCGCGCTTCCTGCGCGAGACCATGGTCTATCCATGCCGGGCGGCCGATGGGGCCACGGTCCTCGCGGTGGTCGATCCGACCGACCAGGCGACCTTGCGGGCGGCGCAGATCGTGCTCGGCGCCGGCATCGATGTGAAGGTGGCATCGTCGGAAGACGTCGCCATCGCGCTGAACAACTCCTCCAGCACTGAAGAGGCCGAGACCGCCGATACGGCGGCGGCGCTGCCCCGGGAAGACGACATCGAGAGCCTGCGCGATCTCGCCAGCGGCGCGCCGGTGGTGCGCGCGGTCAATGATCTGATCGAGAAGGCGGTCGAGCTTCGCGCCAGCGACATCCATATCGAGCCGTTTTCCGCCGGCCTGATGGTACGCTTGCGCATCGACGGCCTGCTGCGGCCGGTCGCAGCGCTGTCGGGGGTGCTGCCGCAGGCGGTGGTCTCCCGCATCAAGATCATCGCCAATCTCAATATTGCCGAGCGCCGCCTGCCGCAGGACGGTGCGGCGCGGCTGCGGGCCGGGCGCACCGACATCGATATCCGCGTCGCGATCATGCCGACGCAGCACGGCGAATCCTGCGTCATCCGTATCCTGCCCAAGGATCGCGGCCTGCTGGTAGTCGAGAAGCTGGGCTTCTCGGAGCCTGACGAAGCCAAGCTGCGGTGGCTCCTGAAGCTGCCGCATGGCATGGTCGTGATCACGGGACCGACCGGGAGCGGCAAGACCACGACGCTGGCGACGATCCTGTCGATCCTCAACGAGCCCAGCCGCAAGATCTTGACCATCGAGGACCCGGTCGAATACGAGCTGCCCGGCGTCAACCAGTCCCAGATCAAGCCCGCGATCGGCCTGACCTTCGCGACCGCGCTGCGGTCCTTCGTCCGTCAGGACCCTGACGTGATCATGGTCGGAGAAATCCGCGACACGGAGACCGCGCATGTCGCGGTGCATGCGGCGCTGACCGGCCATCTCGTGCTGACGACGCTGCACACCGAGACGGCGGCTGCCGCGGTGCCGCGCCTGCTCGACCTCGGGGTCGAAGGCTATCTGCTGCGTTCGGTGCTGCGCGGCGTGATCGCGCAGCGCCTGGTCCGGCAATTGTGCGAGCGCTGCAAGACGGCGCGGCCGCTGGCAGCCGCCGATCTCGCCGAGGATCCGCGGCTCGCCGCGCTCGGCTTTAAGGCCGACGAGATCATTCACGAGCCATGCGGCTGCGAACGTTGCGGCGGGACCGGCTATCGCGGCCGTCTCGGCGTGTTCGAGTTGCTCGAACTGTCCAATGAACTGCGCGAACTGATCGGAGAGCGAACCGACGGACTGAAGATCGATACGGTGGCGATCCGCTCGGGCATGACCACGATGCTCGACGACGGGGTCGCCAAATGCCGCGCCGGATTGACCTCGCCCGCCGAGATCCTCCGCGTCGCGACCGTGCGGTGA